In Streptomyces sp. NBC_00569, a single genomic region encodes these proteins:
- a CDS encoding acyl-CoA dehydrogenase, whose translation MGHYKSNLRDIEFNLFEVLGRDKLYGSGPFAEMDVDTAKSILDEVARLAENELAESFTDADRNPPVFDPETNTAPVPASFKKSYQAFMDSEYWRLGLPEEIGGTTSPRSLIWAYAELLLGSNPAIWMYCSGPAFAGILFEEGNEAQKKVAEIAVEKQWGSTMVLTEPDAGSDVGAGRTKAVQQEDGSWHIEGVKRFITSGEHDMSENILHYVLARPEGHGPGTKGLSLFLVPKFHFDWETGELGERNGVYATNVEHKMGLKASNTCEMTFGDQHPAKGWLIGDKHDGIRQMFRIIEFARMMVGTKAISTLSTGYLNALEYAKERVQGPDLAQFMDKTAPKVTITHHPDVRRSLMTQKAYAEGMRALVLHTAAVQDDIAVKEAAGEDASQLHALNDLLLPIVKGYGSEKAYEQLAQSLQTFGGSGYLQEYPIEQYIRDAKIDTLYEGTTAIQGQDFFFRKIVRNQGAALNGLAEEIKKFLAVGTGGEELAPARESLAKAAVELEAIVGVMLTDLAATEQDTKNIYKVGLNTTRLLLASGDVVVGFLLLRGAAVAAEKLETASAKDQAFYQGKIAAAKFFAANVLPGVGLERRLSEKVDLDLMELDEAAF comes from the coding sequence ATGGGGCACTACAAGTCGAATCTCCGCGACATCGAGTTCAACCTCTTCGAGGTGCTCGGGCGCGACAAGCTGTACGGCAGCGGCCCGTTCGCGGAGATGGACGTCGACACCGCCAAGAGCATCCTCGACGAGGTCGCCCGCCTCGCCGAGAACGAGCTGGCCGAGTCCTTCACGGACGCCGACCGCAACCCGCCGGTCTTCGACCCGGAGACCAACACCGCTCCGGTACCGGCCAGTTTCAAGAAGTCGTACCAGGCCTTCATGGACTCCGAGTACTGGCGCCTGGGCCTGCCCGAGGAGATCGGCGGCACCACCTCCCCGCGCTCCCTGATCTGGGCCTACGCGGAGCTGCTGCTCGGCTCGAACCCGGCGATCTGGATGTACTGCTCCGGCCCGGCCTTCGCCGGCATCCTCTTCGAGGAGGGCAACGAGGCGCAGAAGAAGGTCGCCGAGATCGCCGTCGAGAAGCAGTGGGGCTCGACGATGGTCCTGACCGAGCCGGACGCCGGCTCGGACGTGGGCGCCGGCCGCACCAAGGCCGTCCAGCAGGAGGACGGCTCCTGGCACATCGAGGGCGTGAAGCGCTTCATCACGTCCGGTGAGCACGACATGTCGGAGAACATCCTCCACTACGTGCTCGCGCGCCCCGAGGGCCACGGCCCCGGCACCAAGGGCCTCTCCCTCTTCCTGGTCCCGAAGTTCCACTTCGACTGGGAGACCGGCGAGCTGGGCGAGCGCAACGGCGTCTACGCCACGAACGTCGAGCACAAGATGGGCCTCAAGGCGTCCAACACCTGCGAGATGACGTTCGGCGACCAGCACCCCGCCAAGGGCTGGCTCATCGGCGACAAGCACGACGGCATCCGCCAGATGTTCCGCATCATCGAGTTCGCCCGCATGATGGTCGGCACGAAGGCGATCTCCACGCTGTCGACGGGCTACCTGAACGCGCTGGAGTACGCCAAGGAGCGTGTCCAGGGCCCCGACCTGGCCCAGTTCATGGACAAGACCGCCCCCAAGGTCACCATCACGCACCACCCGGACGTGCGCCGCTCGCTCATGACGCAGAAGGCGTACGCGGAGGGCATGCGCGCGCTCGTGCTGCACACCGCCGCCGTCCAGGACGACATCGCGGTCAAGGAGGCCGCGGGCGAGGACGCGTCGCAGCTCCACGCCCTCAACGACCTCCTCCTGCCGATCGTGAAGGGCTACGGCTCGGAGAAGGCCTACGAGCAGCTGGCGCAGTCGCTCCAGACGTTCGGCGGCTCGGGTTACCTCCAGGAGTACCCGATCGAGCAGTACATCCGCGACGCCAAGATCGACACCCTCTACGAGGGCACCACCGCGATCCAGGGCCAGGACTTCTTCTTCCGGAAGATCGTCCGCAACCAGGGCGCCGCGCTCAACGGCCTCGCCGAGGAGATCAAGAAGTTCCTCGCGGTCGGCACGGGCGGCGAGGAGCTCGCCCCGGCCCGCGAGTCGCTCGCCAAGGCGGCCGTCGAGCTGGAGGCCATCGTCGGGGTCATGCTGACCGACCTCGCGGCCACCGAGCAGGACACCAAGAACATCTACAAGGTGGGCCTCAACACCACCCGCCTGCTGCTCGCCTCCGGCGACGTGGTCGTCGGCTTCCTGCTGCTGCGCGGCGCCGCCGTCGCCGCCGAGAAGCTGGAGACCGCCTCCGCCAAGGACCAGGCGTTCTACCAGGGCAAGATCGCCGCCGCGAAGTTCTTCGCCGCGAACGTCCTGCCGGGCGTCGGCCTGGAGCGCCGCCTCTCCGAGAAGGTCGACCTCGACCTGATGGAGCTGGACGAGGCCGCGTTCTAG
- a CDS encoding SpoIIE family protein phosphatase: MRTGDPLPPVGDVLAALDTGVWRWDNRAGLVTFDAEAARLLGLPASRVTLTEAAVRSRFHPVDWNEIFGVVQLAVAEGTLAEARLRIMDDQGVVIRTVRSRSKPLVHGDSHAYELIGTLQEVSEPTPGSAARTPVTGDWRRSREAFLLDAGRALAEAGSTEEVLRVAAGLSMPGFSPDGLAVFGVGGDRLTVIGHHGHEPGEEGPFTDMPLDTDYPAAEVVRTGRAVYLSSPEQYRLRYPAAWPLAQRFQRQSWAFLPLIVAGRTIGTWMAGFAYPVSFTPDERSVLTTVARMLAQALSRAGITESERELTDGLQRSMLPTLGPEIPGMSVAARYVPTGGGLQVGGDWYDMIPLPTGRIALVIGDVQGHDVRAAGLMGQLRIALRAYAAEGHRPDAVLSRASRFLYGVTDSITYGSTGGPGKGVDKGSEPGDPRFATCLYVEADPKTGVLEIARAGHPDPAIRMTDGTVLVRPTAGGLPLGVDPDTDYPMTRFALEPGDTLLICTDGLIETGGHDLDTGWARIRGILEEHGGHGEHPTDADRLEDLADALVRAVHGPFSHYTTGPLVDRREDDIAVLLLARTGLPEAPVPRRTAMTVAQAEPERVAAARQQVRELLHDWTDAEQVDSAVLMVSEMITNVLVHTDGDALLVAEVADGPARRLRAEVADASDDLPHKRHPGELASSGRGLVLMELLADRWGVDPRGEGKSIWFELYESSAGVSRETPDGADGPSPAE, encoded by the coding sequence ATGCGCACTGGTGACCCCCTGCCGCCCGTGGGGGACGTTCTCGCCGCCCTCGACACCGGTGTGTGGCGGTGGGACAACCGGGCCGGGCTGGTCACCTTCGACGCGGAGGCTGCCCGGCTGCTCGGCCTGCCCGCGTCCCGGGTGACGCTGACGGAGGCCGCCGTACGCTCCCGTTTCCACCCCGTCGACTGGAACGAGATCTTCGGCGTGGTGCAGCTCGCCGTCGCCGAGGGCACCCTCGCCGAGGCCCGGCTGCGGATCATGGACGATCAGGGCGTGGTCATCAGGACCGTACGCAGCCGCTCCAAGCCGCTCGTGCACGGCGACTCGCACGCGTACGAGCTGATCGGCACGCTCCAGGAGGTCAGCGAACCCACGCCCGGGTCCGCGGCGCGCACCCCCGTGACCGGGGACTGGCGGCGCTCCCGCGAGGCGTTCCTGCTGGACGCCGGGCGGGCGCTCGCCGAGGCGGGGTCCACCGAGGAGGTCCTGCGGGTCGCGGCCGGGCTCTCCATGCCGGGGTTCTCGCCGGACGGCCTCGCCGTCTTCGGTGTCGGCGGCGACCGGCTCACGGTCATCGGACACCACGGGCACGAGCCGGGCGAGGAGGGGCCCTTCACGGACATGCCCCTGGACACCGACTATCCGGCCGCCGAGGTGGTGCGCACCGGCCGCGCCGTCTATCTGTCGTCGCCCGAGCAGTACCGCCTGCGCTACCCGGCCGCCTGGCCACTGGCCCAGCGCTTCCAGCGGCAGTCCTGGGCGTTCCTGCCGCTCATCGTGGCCGGCCGCACCATCGGCACCTGGATGGCCGGGTTCGCCTACCCGGTGTCCTTCACGCCCGACGAGCGCTCCGTCCTGACGACGGTGGCGCGCATGCTGGCGCAGGCCCTGTCGCGCGCCGGGATCACCGAGTCGGAACGGGAGCTGACGGACGGACTCCAGCGCTCGATGCTGCCCACGCTCGGCCCCGAGATCCCGGGGATGAGCGTCGCCGCCCGCTATGTGCCGACCGGCGGCGGCCTCCAGGTCGGCGGCGACTGGTACGACATGATCCCGCTGCCCACCGGGCGCATCGCGCTCGTCATCGGCGATGTGCAGGGGCACGACGTGCGGGCCGCCGGCCTGATGGGACAGCTGCGGATCGCGCTGCGCGCGTACGCGGCCGAGGGACACCGCCCTGACGCCGTCCTCTCCCGCGCCTCCCGCTTCCTGTACGGGGTCACCGACTCCATCACGTACGGCTCCACGGGCGGCCCCGGCAAGGGCGTCGATAAGGGCTCGGAGCCGGGCGACCCGCGCTTCGCGACCTGTCTGTACGTGGAGGCCGACCCGAAGACGGGCGTCCTGGAGATCGCCCGAGCCGGCCATCCCGACCCCGCGATACGCATGACCGACGGAACGGTCCTGGTACGGCCCACCGCGGGTGGGCTGCCCCTCGGCGTCGACCCCGACACCGACTACCCCATGACGCGGTTCGCCCTCGAACCCGGCGACACCCTGCTGATCTGCACCGACGGCCTCATCGAGACGGGCGGCCACGACCTCGACACCGGCTGGGCCCGCATCCGCGGCATCCTCGAGGAGCACGGCGGGCACGGGGAGCACCCCACCGACGCCGACCGTCTGGAAGACCTGGCCGACGCGCTCGTGCGGGCCGTGCACGGCCCCTTCTCGCACTACACGACGGGCCCGCTCGTCGACCGGCGTGAGGACGACATAGCGGTGCTGCTCCTCGCCAGGACGGGCCTGCCCGAGGCGCCGGTACCGCGCCGGACCGCGATGACCGTCGCCCAGGCCGAGCCGGAGCGGGTCGCCGCCGCCCGTCAGCAAGTGCGCGAGCTGCTGCACGACTGGACCGACGCGGAGCAGGTCGACTCGGCGGTCCTGATGGTCTCGGAGATGATCACGAACGTCCTCGTCCACACGGACGGTGACGCGCTCCTGGTCGCCGAGGTCGCCGACGGGCCCGCGCGGCGACTGCGCGCCGAGGTCGCCGACGCCAGTGACGACCTGCCGCACAAGCGCCACCCGGGCGAGCTCGCGTCATCCGGGCGCGGCCTCGTCCTGATGGAGCTGCTCGCCGACCGCTGGGGCGTGGACCCGAGGGGCGAGGGCAAAAGCATCTGGTTCGAGCTCTACGAGTCCTCGGCCGGCGTTTCACGTGAAACTCCCGACGGCGCCGACGGCCCCTCGCCCGCGGAGTAG
- a CDS encoding thioredoxin-like domain-containing protein, producing the protein MNDVDPAPRRARVRAPELIGKGGWLNTGGKQYTLADLRGRIVILDFWTFCCVNCLHVLDELRELEEKHRDTVVIVGVHSPKFVHEAEHAAVVDAVERYNVEHPVLDDPELATWKQYAVRAWPTLAVIDPEGYVVAQHAGEGHAHAIEKLVEQLEAEHGAKGTLRRGDGPYVAPEPVATDLRFPGKALVLPSGNFLVSDTTRHQLVELAEDGESVVRRIGSPGDFNEPQGLALLDDATVVVADTVHHSLKAVDLASGDVTTLAGTGRQWWQGAPTSGPALDVSLSSPWDVALFGGKVWIAMAGVHQLWTYDPETKSVAVAAGTTNEGLVDGPGAEAWFAQPSGLAATGERLWVADSETSALRYVDLDGAVHTAVGTGLFDFGHRDGAAEQALFQHPLGVTALPDGSVAVSDTYNHSLRRYDPATGEVTTLATDLREPSDAVLVGGDSADIVVVESARHRLTRLRLPEEAVRVESVAHRTQRAATEVAAGELSLDVIFQAPAGQKLDTRYGPSTRLLVSSTPPELLLAGEGADTDLARTLTLNPEVPEGVLHVSAMAASCDDDPANEYPACHVHQQDWGVPVRLVEGAAQRLPLVLAGMDEG; encoded by the coding sequence ATGAACGATGTCGACCCCGCACCCCGTCGCGCCCGTGTCCGTGCTCCCGAGCTCATCGGCAAGGGCGGCTGGCTCAACACGGGCGGTAAGCAATACACCCTGGCTGACCTGCGGGGACGCATCGTCATTCTGGACTTCTGGACATTTTGTTGTGTGAATTGTCTGCATGTCCTCGACGAGCTGCGTGAGCTCGAGGAGAAGCACCGGGACACCGTCGTGATCGTCGGGGTGCACTCGCCGAAGTTCGTGCACGAGGCCGAGCACGCCGCCGTGGTCGACGCCGTCGAGCGGTACAACGTCGAACACCCCGTCCTCGACGACCCCGAGCTGGCGACCTGGAAGCAGTACGCCGTGCGGGCCTGGCCCACGCTCGCGGTGATCGACCCCGAGGGGTACGTCGTCGCGCAGCACGCCGGCGAGGGGCACGCCCACGCAATCGAGAAGCTGGTCGAGCAGCTGGAGGCCGAGCACGGCGCCAAGGGGACGCTGCGTCGCGGCGACGGGCCGTATGTCGCCCCCGAGCCGGTCGCGACGGATCTGCGCTTCCCCGGCAAGGCGCTCGTGCTGCCGTCCGGGAACTTCCTGGTCTCCGACACGACCCGGCACCAGCTCGTCGAGCTGGCCGAGGACGGCGAGAGCGTCGTACGGCGGATCGGCTCGCCCGGCGACTTCAACGAGCCGCAGGGCCTCGCGCTCCTCGACGACGCGACCGTCGTCGTGGCCGACACGGTGCACCACTCGCTGAAGGCCGTGGACCTCGCGAGCGGGGACGTCACGACGCTCGCGGGGACCGGCCGGCAGTGGTGGCAGGGCGCGCCGACCAGCGGTCCCGCCCTCGACGTGTCGCTGTCCTCGCCGTGGGACGTCGCCCTCTTCGGCGGCAAGGTGTGGATCGCCATGGCGGGCGTGCACCAGCTGTGGACGTACGACCCGGAGACGAAGAGTGTCGCCGTCGCGGCGGGCACGACGAACGAGGGTCTCGTCGACGGGCCGGGGGCCGAAGCGTGGTTCGCGCAGCCGTCCGGGCTCGCGGCGACCGGCGAGCGGCTGTGGGTGGCCGACTCGGAGACGTCCGCGCTGCGGTACGTCGACCTGGACGGCGCCGTGCACACGGCGGTCGGTACGGGACTCTTCGACTTCGGGCACCGGGACGGCGCCGCCGAACAGGCGTTGTTCCAGCACCCGTTGGGCGTGACGGCTCTGCCGGACGGCTCGGTCGCGGTCTCGGACACGTACAACCACTCCCTGCGCCGCTACGACCCGGCGACCGGTGAGGTCACCACGCTGGCGACGGATCTGCGGGAGCCCAGTGACGCGGTGCTCGTGGGTGGGGACTCCGCGGACATCGTCGTGGTGGAGTCGGCGCGGCACCGGCTGACGCGGCTGCGGCTTCCGGAGGAGGCCGTGCGGGTCGAGTCGGTCGCGCACCGGACGCAGCGCGCTGCGACCGAGGTCGCCGCGGGCGAGCTGAGCCTCGACGTGATCTTCCAGGCCCCGGCGGGCCAGAAGCTCGACACCCGGTACGGGCCCTCGACGCGCCTGCTGGTCTCGTCGACCCCGCCGGAGCTGCTGCTGGCCGGCGAGGGCGCGGACACCGACCTGGCCCGCACCCTCACCCTCAACCCCGAGGTCCCGGAGGGCGTCCTGCACGTCTCGGCCATGGCCGCGTCCTGCGACGACGACCCCGCCAACGAGTACCCCGCGTGCCATGTCCACCAGCAGGACTGGGGTGTCCCGGTCCGTCTCGTCGAGGGCGCCGCCCAGCGCCTGCCGCTGGTGCTGGCGGGGATGGACGAGGGGTAG
- a CDS encoding AI-2E family transporter, giving the protein MHTGTGKPLLPEPARRTAAWCALALLVTGVAAVGVWLCIVFKTAVTPLLLALLGTALLGPVHGWLIRRRVNRALAAALTCVALVAVVGGAGYIVVRTLIDTGDQIVDSVREAGSWIKSHFGITVADDLGSAAGSLQKLLSKWGASAASGVIAGLSVLGSLLTTSVLALLLTFFFLKDSDRAAGLAHSLAPGRAGETLEAMGRRAFQAVEGFMRGTTLIALIDSVCITVGLLILRVPGAVGLGSLVFVTAYIPYLGATISGAVAVLVALADRGWVTALWALGVILAVQQLEGHILQPMIQSRTVQMHPAMVMLAITAGASVAGILGMLLAVPLTAAAFGVIGEMRKRYSAGEGPSAPSGVSRETPAEDS; this is encoded by the coding sequence GTGCACACAGGTACAGGTAAGCCGCTTCTTCCCGAACCAGCCCGCCGCACCGCCGCCTGGTGCGCCCTGGCGCTGCTCGTCACCGGGGTGGCTGCCGTCGGTGTCTGGCTGTGCATCGTCTTCAAGACGGCCGTCACGCCCCTGCTGCTCGCCCTGCTCGGTACGGCCCTGCTCGGGCCGGTGCACGGCTGGCTGATCCGCAGGAGGGTCAACCGGGCGCTCGCCGCCGCCCTTACGTGTGTCGCCCTCGTCGCCGTCGTCGGCGGCGCCGGCTACATCGTCGTCAGGACCCTCATCGACACCGGTGACCAGATCGTCGACTCGGTGCGGGAGGCCGGCAGCTGGATCAAGAGCCACTTCGGGATCACCGTGGCCGACGACCTCGGATCCGCCGCCGGCAGCCTCCAGAAACTGCTGTCCAAGTGGGGAGCCAGCGCCGCGAGCGGAGTGATCGCCGGGCTCTCCGTCCTCGGCTCGCTCCTCACGACCAGCGTTCTCGCCCTCCTGCTCACGTTCTTCTTCCTCAAGGACTCCGACCGCGCCGCGGGCCTCGCGCACAGCCTCGCGCCCGGCCGTGCCGGGGAAACCCTGGAGGCCATGGGGCGGCGTGCCTTCCAGGCCGTCGAGGGCTTCATGCGCGGGACCACACTGATCGCGCTCATCGACTCGGTCTGCATCACTGTCGGCCTGCTCATCCTGCGGGTGCCCGGCGCGGTCGGACTCGGTTCCCTGGTCTTCGTCACCGCGTACATCCCCTACCTCGGCGCGACGATCTCCGGCGCGGTGGCCGTCCTGGTGGCCCTCGCCGACCGGGGCTGGGTGACCGCCCTGTGGGCGCTCGGCGTCATCCTGGCCGTGCAGCAGCTGGAGGGCCACATCCTTCAGCCGATGATCCAGTCCCGCACCGTGCAGATGCATCCCGCGATGGTGATGCTGGCGATCACGGCGGGCGCCTCCGTCGCGGGCATCCTCGGCATGCTGCTCGCGGTGCCGCTGACGGCGGCAGCCTTCGGGGTGATCGGGGAGATGCGCAAGCGCTACTCCGCGGGCGAGGGGCCGTCGGCGCCGTCGGGAGTTTCACGTGAAACGCCGGCCGAGGACTCGTAG
- a CDS encoding M18 family aminopeptidase: MSNPSRFDRGHTDDLMSFLAASPSPYHAVANAAARLEKAGFRQVAETDAWDGTTGGKYVTRGGAIVAWYVPEGAAPHTPFRIVGAHTDSPNLRVKPLPDMGSQGWRQVAVEIYGGPLLNSWLDRDLGLAGRLTLRDGSTRLVNIDRALLRVPQLAIHMDRSVHTDGLKLDKQKHMQPIWGLGDDVHEGGLIRFLEEEHGLAEGDVTGWDLMTHPVEAPSYLGRDKELVAGPRMDNLLSVHAGTAALAAVSASDDLPYIPVLAAFDHEENGSQSDTGADGPLLGGVLERSVFARGGSYEDKARAFAGTVCLSSDTGHAVHPNYAERHDPTHHPRAGGGPILKVNVNNRYATDGSGRAVFAAACEKAGVPFQSFVSNNAMPCGTTIGPITAARHGIKTVDIGVAILSMHSVRELCAADDPFLLANALVAFLEG, encoded by the coding sequence ATGAGCAACCCCTCCCGCTTCGACCGCGGTCACACCGACGACCTCATGTCCTTCCTCGCGGCCAGCCCCTCGCCGTACCACGCCGTGGCGAACGCCGCCGCGCGCCTGGAGAAGGCCGGATTCCGCCAGGTCGCCGAGACCGACGCGTGGGACGGGACGACGGGCGGCAAGTACGTGACGCGCGGCGGCGCGATCGTGGCGTGGTACGTCCCCGAGGGCGCCGCGCCGCACACCCCCTTCCGCATCGTCGGCGCGCACACCGACTCGCCGAACCTGCGCGTCAAGCCGCTGCCCGACATGGGCTCGCAGGGCTGGCGGCAGGTCGCCGTCGAGATCTACGGCGGCCCGCTCCTCAACTCCTGGCTCGACCGGGACCTCGGACTCGCGGGCCGGCTCACCCTGCGGGACGGCTCGACTCGCCTCGTGAACATCGACCGGGCACTGCTGCGCGTGCCTCAGCTCGCCATCCACATGGACCGCTCCGTCCACACCGACGGCCTCAAGCTCGACAAGCAGAAGCACATGCAGCCCATCTGGGGCCTCGGCGACGACGTCCACGAGGGCGGCCTCATCCGCTTCCTGGAGGAGGAGCACGGCCTCGCCGAGGGCGACGTCACCGGGTGGGACCTGATGACGCACCCTGTCGAGGCGCCCTCCTACCTCGGCCGCGACAAGGAACTCGTCGCCGGCCCCCGCATGGACAACCTCCTGTCCGTGCACGCGGGAACGGCCGCCCTCGCCGCCGTGTCCGCCTCGGACGACCTCCCCTACATCCCGGTCCTCGCCGCCTTCGACCACGAGGAGAACGGGTCGCAGTCCGACACCGGCGCCGACGGACCTCTGCTCGGCGGCGTCCTGGAGCGTTCGGTGTTCGCGCGCGGAGGCTCGTACGAGGACAAGGCCCGCGCCTTCGCCGGGACGGTGTGCCTGTCGTCCGACACCGGGCACGCCGTGCACCCCAACTACGCCGAGCGCCACGACCCCACCCACCACCCGCGCGCCGGCGGCGGCCCCATCCTCAAGGTCAACGTCAACAACCGGTACGCCACCGACGGTTCGGGCCGCGCCGTGTTCGCCGCTGCGTGCGAGAAGGCCGGCGTGCCCTTCCAGTCGTTCGTCTCCAACAACGCCATGCCCTGCGGCACCACGATCGGCCCGATCACGGCGGCCCGCCACGGCATCAAGACCGTCGACATCGGCGTCGCGATCCTCTCCATGCACAGCGTCCGTGAACTGTGCGCCGCCGACGACCCGTTCCTCCTCGCCAACGCGCTGGTGGCGTTCCTGGAGGGCTGA
- a CDS encoding SseB family protein produces the protein MYGYDQTAGPGQQYAPPQQGMQGGYGQQAPPLYPEPSPPSLADAVRAFTTGSMSAEDFQQIFATSKVYCPRGDNPGFLALHNTQQPVIPMFTSLKELRRYAGKESKYFVITGAEVIDLLPTGYGFVLDMEGEHRMVFDAKAVEQMVDFAMRRMYG, from the coding sequence ATGTACGGCTACGACCAGACCGCGGGACCCGGGCAGCAGTACGCGCCGCCGCAGCAGGGTATGCAGGGCGGGTACGGCCAGCAGGCGCCGCCGCTGTATCCGGAGCCGTCACCTCCGTCGCTGGCGGACGCGGTCCGCGCCTTCACCACGGGCTCGATGTCCGCCGAGGACTTCCAGCAGATCTTCGCCACGTCGAAGGTCTACTGCCCGCGCGGCGACAACCCCGGATTCCTCGCGCTGCACAACACTCAGCAGCCGGTCATCCCGATGTTCACCTCGCTCAAGGAGCTGCGCAGGTACGCGGGCAAGGAGTCCAAGTACTTCGTGATCACCGGCGCCGAGGTGATCGACCTGCTTCCGACCGGGTACGGCTTCGTCCTCGACATGGAGGGCGAGCACCGGATGGTCTTCGACGCCAAGGCGGTCGAGCAGATGGTCGACTTCGCGATGCGCCGTATGTACGGCTAG
- a CDS encoding pirin family protein, protein MPAVTVENPLTLPRVAASADAVARPVLAVTTAPSGFEGEGFPVRRAFAGINYKYLDPFIMMDQMGEVEYAPGEPKGTPWHPHRGFETVTYIIDGTFVHQDSNGGGGTITNGDTQWMTAGSGLLHIEAPPEALVMSGGLFHGLQLWVNLPAADKMKDPRYQDIRGGQVKLLTTADGGALLRVIAGELDGHDGPGITHTPITMVHATVRPGAELTLPWREEFNGLAYVLAGRGTVGTDRRPVHMGQTAVFGAGSSLTVRADETQDSNTPDLEVVLLGGRPIREPMAHYGPFVMNTRDELQQAFEDFQAGRLGVIPGERIPHT, encoded by the coding sequence ATGCCTGCAGTGACCGTCGAAAACCCGCTGACCCTGCCCCGTGTGGCCGCGTCCGCCGACGCCGTGGCCCGCCCCGTGCTGGCCGTGACGACCGCGCCCAGCGGATTCGAGGGCGAGGGCTTCCCGGTGCGCCGAGCGTTCGCCGGGATCAACTACAAGTACCTCGACCCGTTCATCATGATGGACCAGATGGGTGAGGTGGAGTACGCGCCCGGAGAGCCCAAGGGCACGCCCTGGCACCCGCACCGCGGCTTCGAGACCGTCACCTACATCATCGACGGCACCTTCGTTCACCAGGACTCCAACGGCGGTGGCGGCACCATCACCAACGGCGACACCCAGTGGATGACAGCCGGCTCGGGCCTCCTGCACATCGAGGCCCCGCCGGAGGCGCTCGTCATGTCCGGCGGGCTCTTCCACGGCCTCCAGCTGTGGGTGAACCTCCCGGCCGCCGACAAGATGAAGGACCCCCGCTACCAGGACATCCGCGGTGGCCAGGTCAAGCTCCTCACCACCGCCGACGGCGGCGCCCTGCTGCGCGTCATCGCGGGTGAGCTCGACGGCCACGACGGCCCCGGCATCACGCACACGCCGATCACGATGGTCCACGCGACCGTCCGCCCCGGCGCCGAGCTGACGCTGCCGTGGCGCGAGGAGTTCAACGGCCTCGCGTACGTCCTCGCCGGCCGCGGCACCGTCGGCACCGACCGCAGGCCGGTCCACATGGGCCAGACCGCCGTCTTCGGCGCGGGCTCCTCGCTGACCGTCCGCGCGGACGAGACGCAGGACTCCAACACCCCGGACCTCGAGGTCGTCCTCCTGGGCGGCCGTCCGATCCGGGAGCCGATGGCGCACTACGGTCCGTTCGTCATGAACACCCGCGACGAACTCCAGCAGGCGTTCGAGGACTTCCAGGCCGGTCGGCTCGGGGTCATCCCGGGAGAGCGGATCCCGCACACGTAA
- a CDS encoding cupin domain-containing protein, with translation MTTRENTPIALDEALASFDALWSPRIVTRVNDYDVRVAKVEGDHVWHVHDDTDEFFLVVDGELTIALREPAGERDVVLPRGSVFTVLRGTWHKPRSPKGASILLLEPTGTPTVGDHHDDVPDHVDATTGHALA, from the coding sequence ATGACCACACGCGAGAACACGCCGATCGCCCTCGACGAGGCCCTGGCCTCCTTCGACGCCCTGTGGAGCCCCCGCATCGTCACCCGCGTCAACGACTACGACGTCCGTGTCGCGAAAGTCGAGGGGGATCACGTCTGGCACGTGCACGACGACACGGACGAGTTCTTCCTGGTCGTCGACGGCGAGCTGACCATCGCCCTGCGCGAGCCGGCGGGCGAGCGCGATGTCGTCCTGCCCCGGGGCTCGGTCTTCACGGTTTTGCGCGGGACGTGGCACAAGCCGCGCTCCCCGAAGGGCGCCTCGATCCTCCTCCTGGAGCCCACCGGCACCCCCACGGTCGGGGACCACCACGACGACGTCCCCGACCACGTGGATGCCACTACGGGCCATGCGCTCGCTTAG